From the Oxalobacter vibrioformis genome, the window TATGGCGTCGGGAAGCCATTCGGTGGTCCCTTCTGCCAGCAGGATTTCCGCCGGGCCGATGCGTTCGGTTTCCTGCAGGAGGCGTGCGGGCAACTGCTTTTCATCCAGCCCGATCTCCAGGAGTCGGATGATACCGCCCGAAAGAGAAAGCCAGGCAAGCCCCAGGGTCAGATTTTTCCGCTCCCGTGCGACAGACAGGGCCAAAAGGGGGCGGTCGGCTTTTTCCGGAAGGAGTCCCGCGTCGGTTAGTGTGCCCGGTGTGACAATGCGCATGACCTTGCGCTCAACGGGTCCCTTGCTGGCAGCCGGATCTCCGATCTGTTCACAGATGGCAACTGACTCACCCGCAGCAACCAGCCTGGCCAGATACTGCTCAATGGAATGAAAGGGTACCCCCGCCATATGAATGGGCTTGCCGCCGGACGAACCGCGCTGGGTAAGAGTGATGCCTAAAAGGCGAGCGGCATGAACGGCATCGTCATAGAAAAGCTCATAAAAATCACCCATGCGGTAAAGCAGCAGTTTGTCCGCATGCTCGGATTTGATGCGCAGATACTGCTGCATCATGGGCGTGTGTTTCGCCTGATCGGATGACGGTTTCGCCATGGATGAGTGTTCTGGTTATGGTTGAGTTTAGGCTGAGCCTTGGGCTAAACATACATTGTAATGCCTGATGTGCCCATAAAGAAGGGTGGTCGGGAAAAACACAAAAAAAGCCCGGCAGAAGCCGGGCTTTGTATCTGATATGGCAGGATCAGTTCTTGCTCTGGTCAACGAGCCTGTTCTGGGTGATCCATGGCATCATGCCACGCAGTCTCGCACCGACGACTTCGATGGGGTGCTCGGCATTCAGTCGGCGACGGGAAATAAGCGTTGGCGCGCCGGCCTTGCTTTCCAGGATAAAGCTCTTGGCGTATTCGCCGGTCTGGATGTCTTTCAGGCATTCACGCATGGCTTTTTTGGTTTCATCGGTAATGACTCTCGGGCCGGTGACATATTCGCCATATTCCGCATTGTTGGAAACGGAATAGTTCATGTTGGCAATACCGCCTTCGTAAATCAGGTCAACAATGAGTTTCAACTCATGCAGGCACTCGAAATAGGCCATTTCAGGCGCATAGCCGGCTTCCACAAGGGTTTCAAAACCGGCCTTGACCAGCTCAACGGCACCGCCGCACAGGACAGCCTGTTCACCGAAGAGGTCAGTTTCCGTTTCTTCCTTGAAGGTGGTTTCGATGATGCCGGCACGGCCGCCGCCATTAGCCATGGCGTAGGAGAGGGCGATATTGCGGGCAACACCGGAACGGTTCTGATAAACCGCAATGAGGTGAGGGACACCACCGCCCTGGGTATAGGTGGAGCGAACCGTGTGACCTGGTGCTTTCGGCGCAATCATGATGACATCCATGTCCGGACGGGGAATAACCTGGCCGTAGTGGACATTGAAACCGTGGGCAAATGCCAAAACAGCACCCTGTTTGGCATGGGGCGCCACACTGTCATTGTAGACATCGGCAATATTTTCATCCGGCAGCAGGATCATGATAACGTCAGCGACCTTGATCGCGTCATTGACTTCTGCAACGGTGAGGCCGGCACCTTCTGCCTTGCTCCAGGAACCGCCACCCTTGCGCAGGCCGACAATCACGTCGCAGCCGGAATCATTCAGGTTGAGTGCATGCGCATGGCCTTGTGAGCCGTAACCGATAATGGCGACTTTTTTTCCTTTGATCAGGGAGAGGTCGCAGTCCTTGTCATAAAAAACATTCATGATTTTTCCTAATTTTTCGTAAAGATCTGTGGTTGATAAGAGCGGTTTAAAGTTTCAGGATACGTTCGCCACGGCCAATGCCGGATCCGCCTGAACGGACGGTTTCCAAAATGGCTGTGCGGTCAAGGGATTCGATAAAGGCATCCAGCTTGGCCTTGTCTCCGGTGAGTTCGATTGTATAGGAACGGTCACTGACATCCACGATACTGCCGCGGAAAATATCGGCGGTGCGCTTGATTTCCTCGCGTTCCTTGCCGACAGCACGGACCTTGATGAGCATCATTTCCCGCTCGACATAGGAGCCGTCGGTCAGATCGACAATCTTGACAATTTCAATCAGCCGGTTCAGGTGCTTGGTGATCTGTTCGATCACATCGTCAGAGCCGGTGGTGACAATGGTCATGCGTGACAGGGTCGGGTCTTCGGTCGGGGCGACATTGAGGGTTTCAATGTTGTAACCCCGTGCGGCGAAGAGGGAAACAACCCGTGCCAGCGAGCCTGCTTCGTTTTCCAGAAGGATAGAGATAATGTGTCGCATGATTACAGTTCCTCCATGCTCAAGATCATTTCAGTCAATCCCTGGCCGGCACGAACCATTGGCCAGACATTTTCATCCGGGTCGGTCTGGATGTTGACGACAACGAGCTTGCCTTTTTCGGCAAACGCGTCTCTCATGGCACCTTCCACATCGGCGGCTTTTTCTACCCGGATACCGACATGGCCATAGGATTCGACCAGTTTTTCAAAATCAGGCAGCGCGTTCATGTAAGATTCCGAGAAACGGGATTCGTATTCCAGGCGCTGCCACTGGCGTACCATACCGAGCACCCCATTGTTGAGCAGGATGATTTTCGGGGTCAGGCCGTACTGCCTGCAGGTCCCCAGTTCCTGGATATTCATCTGGAATGAGGCTTCGCCGGTGACACAGGCAACAGTGGCTTTCGGGTTGGCCAGCTGTACGCCCATGGCATACGGCAGGCCAACCCCCATGGTGCCAAGGCCGCCTGAATTGAACCAGCGGCGCGGCTTGTCAAACGGGTAGTACTGCGCAGCCCACATCTGGTGCTGTCCTACATCAGAGGTGATGAACGCATCGCCTTTGGTGACTTCCCAGAGCTTTTCGATCACAAACTGGGGCTTGATGATGTGGTCGGTCTTTTCGTATCGCAAACACTCAATCGACCGCCATTCATTGATCCGTTTCCACCAGGCTTCCAGTGCCTTGGCGTTGTTTTTCGGATGCGCGCCATCAAGCTGTGCCAGCATTTCTTTCAGCACATCCTTGACGTTGCCGACAATCGGCACATCCACGCGGACCCGCTTGGAGATGGACGACGGGTCAATGTCGATATGAATGATCTTGCGACCGGACTGGGAAAAGTGATCCGGATTGCCAATGACACGGTCATCAAAACGGGCACCAATCGCAATCAGGAGATCGCAATTCTGTACTGCCTGGTTGGCTTCATACGTGCCGTGCATGCCGAGCATGCCCAGATACTTGTCGCTGCTGGCCCGATAGCCGCCAAGACCCATCAGGGTATTGGTGCAGGGATAGCCCAGACGATCCACCAGTTGGTTGAGCTCGGGCGCCGAATCGGAAAGGATGACGCCGCCACCGGCATAAATAACCGGGCGTTCCGCCTGGAGCATCAGTTGCAGCGCTTTCCTGATCTGTCCGGTATGGCCTTTGTCAATCGGCTTGTAGGAGCGCATATCAATCTCTTTCGGATAATGATACGGCGCTGTCAGCATGCTGACATCTTTCGGCACGTCAATCAGGACCGGGCCGGGGCGGCCGGAGGAGGCAATGAAAAAGGCCTTCTTGATCGTTTCGGCCAGATCCCTGACATCCTTTACCAGGAAATTATGCTTGACGCAGGGGCGGGTAATGCCGACGGCATCGCTTTCCTGGAAAGCATCCTGCCCGATGTAATGGGTTGGCACCTGGCCGCTGAATACCACAATGGGAATTGAATCCATGTAAGCCGTCGCCAGGCCGGTAATCGCATTGGTGACACCGGGGCCGGAGGTAACGATGGCTACGCCTACCTTGCCGGAACTGCGTGCATAGGCGTCAGCGGCGTGAATGGCTGCCTGCTCATGGCGTACCAGAATATGCTGGAATTTGTCCTGATTGTAGATGGCATCGTAAATATACAGTACAGCGCCACCCGGGTAGCCGAAAACATGTTCAACACCTTCTTCGGCCAGACAACGCACCAGTATTTCGGAGCCTGTCATTTCTAAACTCATACTTCTTCCTTTCAAGGTCCATTGGAAATTGATCGGATGTCCTTTCCTGTCGAAACCCGCCGATACGCCAACTGCTTCCCACACGCACAGTCATGCGGCAGAAAGCACCGGGTTATTCTTAACGGATTTCTCGCGCTTGTGGCGCGGGTCAGAACAAACAGTTTTATAACGCAAATTTCGGGCGGCATTGTGTGCGGCCGTCAGGCAAATACCTGTTCCAGGCTGATAGCTGAAACAGGCAGATTAATTCATGCAATATCCTATGTTGATTCCATTGTATAGGAATATTGAAAACCAATCATTCTACACCTAATCTGCACAAACGAGCCGTTATTTGTTAGGATTTACAATAGCCTGAGAAATTTTACAGAAACGCTGATTAAATGGCTTTGTAAGCGAATTGCTGCGCTCCGTGTGCCTTGCACTTCATCTCCCAAAATCATTTAATCAGCGTTTCCTTGGATTTCTTGTCTGTTTTTTGCGGGTGGCTCCGCATCACTCGCAATGCTTGATGGCTACTGATAAAGAGTTATCCGATTTTCTTGCCGGAGTTGAACGCCGTGCTTTTAAACAGGCAGTTTATGCTGTGAGAAAGGACGAGTCCGCGCTTGATATCGTTCAGGATGCCATGATCAGCCTGGCTGAAAAATACGGGGACAGGCCGGCGTCTGAATTCCCGATGCTTTTCCAGCGCATTTTGCAAAATACTATCCGCGATTATTTCCGGCGTGAAAAGGTCAGGAATACCTGGGTGACGCTGTTTTCCGGCCTGTCGGACAAATCATCGGATGACGATTTTGATGTGCTTGAGGTCTATCAGTCAGAAATTGCGGGAGGAATGGCGGAATCAAGTGCAGATAAGCTGGAACGCACGCAGATTCTTGTTATTATTGAAGAAGAACTACAAAAGTTGCCGGCACGTCAACGGGAAGCATTCCTTATGCGTTATTGGAATGATATGGATGTTGCTGAAACGGCCCAGGCCATGCAATGTTCGGCGGGAAGTGTGAAAACACACTGCTCACGGGCAACGCAGGCGCTTGCCAAGGCACTCAAATCAAGAGG encodes:
- the ilvC gene encoding ketol-acid reductoisomerase — its product is MNVFYDKDCDLSLIKGKKVAIIGYGSQGHAHALNLNDSGCDVIVGLRKGGGSWSKAEGAGLTVAEVNDAIKVADVIMILLPDENIADVYNDSVAPHAKQGAVLAFAHGFNVHYGQVIPRPDMDVIMIAPKAPGHTVRSTYTQGGGVPHLIAVYQNRSGVARNIALSYAMANGGGRAGIIETTFKEETETDLFGEQAVLCGGAVELVKAGFETLVEAGYAPEMAYFECLHELKLIVDLIYEGGIANMNYSVSNNAEYGEYVTGPRVITDETKKAMRECLKDIQTGEYAKSFILESKAGAPTLISRRRLNAEHPIEVVGARLRGMMPWITQNRLVDQSKN
- a CDS encoding RNA polymerase sigma factor encodes the protein MATDKELSDFLAGVERRAFKQAVYAVRKDESALDIVQDAMISLAEKYGDRPASEFPMLFQRILQNTIRDYFRREKVRNTWVTLFSGLSDKSSDDDFDVLEVYQSEIAGGMAESSADKLERTQILVIIEEELQKLPARQREAFLMRYWNDMDVAETAQAMQCSAGSVKTHCSRATQALAKALKSRGIEL
- a CDS encoding acetolactate synthase 3 catalytic subunit, with the protein product MSLEMTGSEILVRCLAEEGVEHVFGYPGGAVLYIYDAIYNQDKFQHILVRHEQAAIHAADAYARSSGKVGVAIVTSGPGVTNAITGLATAYMDSIPIVVFSGQVPTHYIGQDAFQESDAVGITRPCVKHNFLVKDVRDLAETIKKAFFIASSGRPGPVLIDVPKDVSMLTAPYHYPKEIDMRSYKPIDKGHTGQIRKALQLMLQAERPVIYAGGGVILSDSAPELNQLVDRLGYPCTNTLMGLGGYRASSDKYLGMLGMHGTYEANQAVQNCDLLIAIGARFDDRVIGNPDHFSQSGRKIIHIDIDPSSISKRVRVDVPIVGNVKDVLKEMLAQLDGAHPKNNAKALEAWWKRINEWRSIECLRYEKTDHIIKPQFVIEKLWEVTKGDAFITSDVGQHQMWAAQYYPFDKPRRWFNSGGLGTMGVGLPYAMGVQLANPKATVACVTGEASFQMNIQELGTCRQYGLTPKIILLNNGVLGMVRQWQRLEYESRFSESYMNALPDFEKLVESYGHVGIRVEKAADVEGAMRDAFAEKGKLVVVNIQTDPDENVWPMVRAGQGLTEMILSMEEL
- the ilvN gene encoding acetolactate synthase small subunit: MRHIISILLENEAGSLARVVSLFAARGYNIETLNVAPTEDPTLSRMTIVTTGSDDVIEQITKHLNRLIEIVKIVDLTDGSYVEREMMLIKVRAVGKEREEIKRTADIFRGSIVDVSDRSYTIELTGDKAKLDAFIESLDRTAILETVRSGGSGIGRGERILKL